The following is a genomic window from Equus asinus isolate D_3611 breed Donkey chromosome 3, EquAss-T2T_v2, whole genome shotgun sequence.
AACGCACCAGCCTCAGCCCTCACGCCAGCGCTTCCCGACGCAGAGGGCGCGGAGGCCCAGCCGCCGGGACCCGGGAGACGGGCTTGTTTTACCTCAGGGGTTCAGCAGTCACGGTTTCGCTTCAATGCCTACTTGGCTTCAGCGAGCGGAGGGCACCACTCTGCGCTCCCGGCGCCCGGTTACCACAGAAATGCACGGGCCTCGTCGTCGTCGTCACCGCAGCTGCTGCTGGATCCTCCCCACAGCTCGAAggccgctgccgccgccaccgccgcagGAGCCGCGGAAACAAAGCGCCGCCGTCGCTGCCGCCGTTCTGTGGGGCCGAGGCTCAGGCAGGAGAGGTGGCGCGGCCTCCCTCTGCCGCGTCCCGTCGTCCACCGGCTCCCTCCGCCGGGGCGCAGGCGCTTATTGGCCGCGAAGACACACCTTCGTTGGGGGCCTGTTGCTAAGGCGGTCTACGTCGTTTGATCCCGTCTACCTTGTCGTGGGGGGTCCAGGTCAGTCCCATTGACCTGAAAGTGCTAGTGTCGTATTTTGACTTTATTCGGAAAGTGCTTTTTGACCCGTCTTCTTTTCTTGCACTTATTgacaaaacaatattttactaTAGAATAACACTGTATATGAATACTATAATATTAGTATATCACTATACTAAGCCTTTATCTGggttatctcatgtaatccttatGCCCTTTGAGGCAGATAAACACTTGTTAgctacattttccagatgaggaaaccaagacacaaaGTCCCACGGTCATGGAACTGAAATTCAGATCAGACACTGCCCTCTTAATCACTACTCTATATGgccatattgtatattttttcttatattccagGTTATCGAGTTCTTTgctttcctagatgttttatatataatagtcAGCATGCCACAATGCTTAAAAACATAaacccgcggccgagtggttaagttcccgcgctccactgcaggtggcccagtgtttcgtcggttggagtcctgggcgcggacatggcatgctcatcaaaccacgctgaggcggtgtcccacatgccacaactggaaggacccacaacgaagaatataatacaaatatgtaccagggtctttggggagaaaaaggaaaaagaaaatctttaaaaaaaaaaaataaacatagtcacAGACATACCTCGTGTTATTGCGCTTCACTTTATTGCTCTTCTCACACATTgcactttttacaaattgaaggtctgtggccttgagcaagtctgttggtgccatttttccaagagCATTTGCTTACTTCATGTCTGTGCACCACATTTTGGAAATTCTCgcaaaatttcaaatgttttcattattactatatttgttatcatgatctgtgatcagtggtctTTGAGATTACTACTATAATTGTTTTAGGGCACCACAAACCTCACCTACATAAGACAGCAAACTGAATAGATGTGTGTTCGGACagcaatttcccttctctctcccactcctctgGCCTCCCTATTCGCTGAGACACAATATTAacattaggccaattaataaccctacaatggcctatGGGTGttccaagtgaaaggaagagtcgcatgtctctcactttaaatcaaaacctagaaatgattaagcttagtgaggaagacatatcaaaagccaagacaggctgaaagctaggcctcttatgccaaacaattagccaagctgtgaatgcaaacgaaaagttcttgaaggaaattaaaagtgctacttcaGCGAACACGCAAATAAAAAAGCGAAagagccttattgctgatatggagaaagttttagtagtctggatagaagatcaaaccagccacaacatcccCTATACCCAAAGCCTAATGCGGAGCAAGGTCCTAACTCTTCAATCCTCCAAAGGCTGAGAGAAGTGagcaagctgcagaagaaaagtttgaagctagcagaggttggtccaTGACTTGcaaggaaagaaaccatctccataacaagaaagtgcaaggtgaagcagcaagtgctgacatagaagctgcagcaagttctccagaagatctaacCAGGATAAAGATGACGGTGgccacactaaacaacagatattcaatgtagacaaaacagccttatattagaagaagatgccatctaggactttcataactGGCGAGGAAAAGTCAATGCcttgcttcaaagcttcaaaggacaggctgactctctcatTAGGGGCTAATGTACCTGGTAACTTCAAGTTAAAGCCAATGCTCAtgtaccattctgaaaatcctaggacccttaagaattatgctaaaggTACTCTGTCTAAGCTCTATAAAtcaaacaacaaagcctggatgacagcacatctattTACAACATGGTTGAGTCAATATTTCAAGCCCACCATTGAGACCTACTTCTCAGaacaaaagattcctttcaaaatattactgcttattgacaatgcacctggtcacccaagagctctgatggagactgCAACGAGATTAATATTGTGTTCGTGCCTCCtcacac
Proteins encoded in this region:
- the LOC139044918 gene encoding uncharacterized protein; translation: MTGIPTPASGLGVSIPPAPEKQQRRAAEPRRPRRLEGAPPTPPPPRPESSAEAFSPKGKGCLSPPSNAPASALTPALPDAEGAEAQPPGPGRRACFTSGVQQSRFRFNAYLASASGGHHSALPAPGYHRNARASSSSSPQLLLDPPHSSKAAAAATAAGAAETKRRRRCRRSVGPRLRQERWRGLPLPRPVVHRLPPPGRRRLLAAKTHLRWGPVAKAVYVV